In Synergistales bacterium, a genomic segment contains:
- a CDS encoding C69 family dipeptidase, translated as GEVFVAANEFRIREIKRDDPSILYSDNLFDVARERGWWSPSDGPLDWLRTVSLGEYNHPYYSLRRVWRVQSKLAPSLNLSPWVEDGYTRAYPFSVKPDEKLTVRDVMNLYRDHYEGTQFDMTEGVAAGPFGYPNRYYGPYDGQGDVGDPHRDLAGAWERPLSVAYCGYTFVNQARGWLPDPIGGICWFGPDKPAETCFVPFYVGVSGLPEAYSTCDTDHFSRESAWWAFNFVANWSALKYSYMHQDIKRLQDSIELGELEASKKVDERAGKLLGESREAARRYLTEFCTTNAQQVVSRWWEFSEELIVRYNDGYINSPGHMAGEVGYPKEWLKRTDYYNGPTTYKEPEK; from the coding sequence CGGGGAGGTCTTTGTGGCGGCCAACGAATTCAGAATCCGGGAGATCAAGCGGGACGATCCCAGCATACTCTACTCGGACAACCTCTTCGATGTGGCCCGGGAGCGCGGCTGGTGGTCCCCCTCCGACGGTCCGCTGGACTGGCTGCGTACCGTGAGTCTCGGTGAGTACAATCACCCCTACTACTCCCTCCGGCGGGTCTGGCGGGTGCAATCCAAGCTGGCTCCCTCTCTCAACCTCAGCCCCTGGGTGGAGGATGGCTACACCCGAGCGTATCCCTTCTCCGTCAAACCCGATGAAAAGCTGACGGTCCGGGATGTCATGAATCTCTACCGGGATCACTACGAGGGAACCCAGTTCGATATGACAGAAGGGGTCGCAGCCGGCCCCTTCGGGTATCCCAACCGATACTACGGTCCCTACGATGGCCAGGGCGATGTGGGCGACCCTCATAGAGATCTGGCCGGAGCATGGGAGCGGCCGCTTTCGGTGGCCTATTGCGGCTACACCTTTGTCAATCAGGCCAGAGGCTGGCTGCCTGATCCGATCGGCGGAATCTGCTGGTTCGGCCCGGACAAGCCCGCCGAGACCTGCTTTGTGCCCTTCTATGTGGGGGTCTCCGGTCTCCCCGAAGCCTATTCCACCTGCGACACGGATCACTTCTCCAGGGAGAGCGCCTGGTGGGCCTTCAATTTCGTGGCCAACTGGTCCGCGTTGAAGTACAGCTACATGCATCAGGATATCAAGCGTCTGCAGGACTCCATCGAGCTGGGAGAGCTTGAAGCGTCCAAAAAGGTCGATGAGAGGGCAGGGAAGCTCCTTGGGGAAAGCCGGGAGGCCGCCCGTCGCTACCTTACGGAGTTCTGCACCACCAACGCGCAACAGGTGGTTTCCCGGTGGTGGGAGTTCTCGGAGGAGCTGATCGTCCGCTATAATGACGGCTACATCAACAGCCCCGGTCACATGGCCGGTGAGGTGGGGTATCCCAAGGAATGGCTCAAAAGAACAGACTACTACAACGGACCGACAACCTACAAGGAGCCTGAGAAATAG
- a CDS encoding adenine nucleotide alpha hydrolase family protein has product MFVENSLRRALKRMRLFPDTPLMVAVSGGKDSLVVWDLLRRLGYSTRGLHINLGIGEFSRYSSEAVANFAEARDLSWSEYPLKESFGFTMPEIQRAFREKICSLCGKLKRHFFNKHATDEGFGVLVTGHNLDDEASRLLGNLIGNRQRFVRKQYPLLRSPHPAMPAKAKPLFRLEDEEIGIYATLAGIDVLQTVCPFAADATSHAHKRALDLLEAEMPGQKRKFYFSYMRENGRRENLEDTSGFGRCEYCGAASREPVCGVCKLYARVEEWYRKRELPLNQ; this is encoded by the coding sequence GTGTTTGTCGAGAACAGCCTGCGCCGGGCATTGAAGCGTATGCGGCTCTTCCCGGACACCCCGCTGATGGTCGCTGTCTCGGGAGGCAAGGATTCGCTTGTGGTGTGGGATCTTCTGCGCCGGCTGGGCTACAGCACACGGGGATTGCATATCAATCTGGGCATCGGCGAATTCTCCCGTTACTCCAGTGAGGCCGTGGCGAACTTTGCCGAAGCCCGCGATCTTTCCTGGAGCGAGTATCCGCTGAAGGAGTCCTTCGGGTTCACCATGCCGGAGATACAGCGGGCCTTCCGGGAAAAGATCTGCTCCTTGTGCGGGAAGCTGAAACGGCATTTCTTCAACAAGCACGCGACAGATGAAGGCTTTGGCGTACTGGTTACCGGACACAACCTCGATGACGAGGCCAGCAGGTTGCTGGGGAACCTCATCGGAAACAGGCAGCGGTTTGTCCGGAAACAGTATCCGCTGTTGCGCTCCCCGCATCCGGCGATGCCGGCCAAAGCCAAGCCGCTGTTCCGGCTGGAGGACGAGGAGATCGGGATCTATGCCACCTTGGCCGGCATCGATGTGCTCCAGACAGTGTGCCCTTTTGCCGCCGACGCCACCAGTCATGCCCACAAGCGAGCCCTCGATCTTCTGGAAGCGGAGATGCCGGGGCAGAAACGGAAGTTCTACTTTTCCTACATGCGCGAAAACGGCCGACGGGAGAACCTGGAAGACACCAGCGGTTTCGGACGCTGCGAATACTGCGGCGCAGCCTCCAGAGAACCGGTATGCGGTGTCTGCAAGCTCTATGCCCGGGTGGAGGAGTGGTATCGGAAGCGGGAGCTCCCACTCAACCAATAG
- a CDS encoding GntR family transcriptional regulator has product MSDYPSPSEHAYREIMKKIINEELMAGQRLPTIPLAEAIGVSRTPVIEALRRLAGQGIVVFSRGSGARLVAPSRKEIEEAYSVRAHLERMSSSLAAQHADPVQLCRMEEAIKVEEGAGRAKDALGTIEANMEFHRIVGEASGNSFLAWYVQNVVSTTFVYQVLFESISGEGFDTSPQEHWEILHALRSGSSAVADIMERHVLLAINVLSRIPLDEGNDLSYGGDTQ; this is encoded by the coding sequence ATGAGTGACTATCCTTCTCCCTCCGAGCATGCCTACAGGGAGATTATGAAAAAGATTATCAACGAAGAGCTCATGGCGGGGCAGCGTCTGCCCACCATCCCGCTGGCCGAGGCGATCGGTGTGAGCAGAACACCGGTGATCGAGGCGCTTCGGCGACTGGCCGGACAGGGGATCGTGGTCTTTTCCAGGGGCAGCGGTGCCCGGCTGGTGGCGCCGTCGCGGAAGGAGATCGAGGAGGCCTATTCGGTGCGCGCCCATCTGGAGCGTATGTCCTCCTCCCTTGCGGCGCAGCATGCGGACCCCGTCCAGCTCTGCAGGATGGAGGAGGCGATCAAAGTGGAAGAAGGGGCGGGGAGAGCCAAGGATGCCCTCGGTACGATCGAAGCCAATATGGAGTTCCACCGGATCGTCGGCGAAGCGAGCGGGAACAGCTTTCTCGCCTGGTATGTGCAGAATGTGGTCTCCACGACCTTTGTCTATCAGGTGCTTTTTGAGTCCATATCGGGAGAGGGGTTCGATACAAGTCCGCAGGAGCACTGGGAGATTCTGCACGCCCTGCGTTCGGGTTCGTCGGCGGTGGCGGATATCATGGAACGGCATGTCCTGCTGGCGATCAATGTACTGTCCAGGATTCCCCTGGACGAGGGAAACGATCTATCCTACGGAGGTGACACCCAATGA
- a CDS encoding cupin domain-containing protein — protein MKAFQKLDLGDMEEKELRPGLHVRFVHSDNATLAYWRIEEGASLPAHSHPHEQIVNVLSGELALTVDGSEHRLKEGGVVVVPGDVEHAAQAVEECRVLDVFTPVREDYR, from the coding sequence ATGAAGGCCTTTCAGAAACTGGATCTTGGAGATATGGAAGAGAAGGAACTGCGGCCCGGACTCCATGTACGCTTTGTGCACTCCGATAACGCCACCCTGGCCTACTGGCGGATCGAGGAAGGCGCGAGTCTTCCGGCACATTCCCATCCCCACGAGCAGATCGTCAATGTCCTCAGCGGCGAGTTGGCGCTCACCGTGGATGGCAGCGAGCACAGGTTGAAAGAAGGCGGTGTCGTTGTTGTGCCTGGCGATGTAGAACATGCCGCCCAGGCCGTGGAGGAATGCCGGGTGCTCGACGTCTTCACCCCTGTGCGGGAGGATTACAGGTAG
- a CDS encoding M20 family metallopeptidase: protein MSRFERIKDAVSEAELVALLRRLIEIPSHSGTPGREGEIARYVQGFLAAEGVECRLMPVLEGRSNVLARIPGEGGGTALMLNGHIDTVPPYNMEEPFSATVENGTIRGRGACDMKSGAAAMMMTLVAFRRTGIRLAGDLVFTAVINEELKSEGTEEVIRRGIKADFAIVGEPTDLTIGIGHRGLEWLDIEIKGRTAHGGTPEQGVNAISKAAAFIRAVEDRLIPKLAGRSHPVVGASTLNLGTIRGGDQPSSVAGRCHVQIDRRPTPGETLEQVLGDFRELLDQLAAEDPEFSATLRRNPDNMATMDHLPVFVKEDSPLVVHLKEAILETTGAAAEISVVPGWTDASLLQNFGGIPALNLGPGSIKNAHTEWEFVPVAELVQAMHIYAGTALRLCG, encoded by the coding sequence GTGTCGCGTTTCGAGAGAATCAAGGATGCCGTTTCGGAAGCCGAACTTGTGGCACTCCTGCGCCGATTGATCGAGATACCCAGCCATTCCGGGACACCGGGCCGCGAAGGGGAGATCGCCCGGTACGTCCAGGGGTTCCTCGCTGCGGAAGGCGTCGAATGCCGACTGATGCCCGTTCTGGAGGGACGCTCCAACGTCCTCGCACGGATACCGGGGGAAGGCGGCGGCACGGCATTGATGCTCAACGGCCACATCGATACGGTGCCGCCCTACAATATGGAGGAACCCTTCTCCGCCACCGTTGAGAACGGAACAATCCGCGGCAGAGGCGCCTGTGACATGAAATCCGGCGCCGCGGCCATGATGATGACCCTGGTAGCCTTTCGCAGGACAGGTATCCGGCTTGCCGGTGATCTTGTGTTCACCGCCGTGATCAACGAAGAGTTGAAAAGCGAGGGAACAGAGGAGGTCATCAGGCGGGGAATCAAGGCCGACTTCGCTATCGTCGGCGAACCAACCGATCTGACCATCGGCATCGGACACCGTGGTCTGGAGTGGCTGGACATCGAGATCAAGGGCAGGACCGCCCACGGAGGCACGCCGGAACAGGGCGTCAACGCCATTTCCAAGGCCGCCGCCTTCATCAGAGCGGTGGAGGATCGACTCATACCGAAGCTCGCCGGGCGCAGCCATCCGGTGGTCGGGGCCTCGACGCTGAATCTGGGCACCATCCGCGGTGGAGACCAGCCGAGCAGCGTAGCGGGACGCTGTCATGTCCAGATCGACCGTCGCCCGACTCCCGGCGAAACATTGGAACAGGTTCTCGGTGATTTCCGGGAGCTCCTCGACCAACTTGCGGCGGAAGACCCGGAATTCTCCGCCACCCTTCGGAGAAACCCCGACAATATGGCCACCATGGACCACCTCCCCGTCTTTGTGAAGGAAGACTCCCCGCTGGTGGTCCACCTGAAAGAGGCTATCCTCGAAACCACAGGTGCGGCGGCAGAGATATCGGTGGTCCCAGGCTGGACCGATGCCTCGTTACTGCAAAACTTCGGCGGCATACCGGCGCTCAACCTCGGTCCGGGATCCATCAAAAACGCCCACACCGAGTGGGAATTCGTCCCCGTTGCAGAGCTGGTCCAGGCCATGCACATCTACGCCGGAACAGCTCTGCGCCTGTGCGGGTAA
- a CDS encoding transglycosylase SLT domain-containing protein, which yields MLWTDMKKSKVRPLLLCVCLFCLFGTPLAGQAEGYVKVFGYSHAYDYMQDHRAKREYPRRVRVMADYFKKVNPDLSDAICVDYAALVERHSRRFEVDPFLAAAIIVKESGVQPRVRNGYSYGLMQVNWKANKGWIPDTFHMVYSARRLVKSRYNIPVGIYILRKALDNSGGNVDRALDRYRGKNIVSYRRKVLDYYRDMVRMFKRE from the coding sequence ATGTTGTGGACTGATATGAAAAAGTCGAAGGTACGCCCCCTGTTGCTGTGTGTCTGCCTGTTCTGTTTGTTCGGCACTCCGCTGGCTGGACAGGCGGAGGGATACGTGAAGGTCTTCGGCTACAGTCACGCCTACGACTACATGCAGGATCACCGGGCGAAGCGGGAGTACCCCAGGCGGGTACGCGTGATGGCGGACTACTTCAAGAAGGTCAACCCAGATTTGAGCGATGCGATCTGTGTGGACTATGCCGCCCTCGTGGAGCGCCACTCCCGCCGTTTCGAGGTCGATCCCTTTCTTGCGGCGGCCATTATTGTGAAGGAGTCGGGGGTGCAACCCCGGGTCAGGAACGGGTACAGCTATGGGCTGATGCAGGTGAACTGGAAGGCCAACAAGGGATGGATTCCCGATACCTTCCACATGGTCTACTCCGCACGGCGGCTGGTGAAAAGCCGGTACAATATTCCTGTGGGGATCTATATCCTCCGCAAGGCTCTCGACAACAGTGGGGGCAATGTCGACAGGGCGCTGGACCGCTATCGGGGGAAGAATATCGTTTCGTACCGCCGGAAGGTGCTTGATTACTACCGGGATATGGTGCGGATGTTCAAGCGGGAGTAA